Proteins co-encoded in one Kocuria flava genomic window:
- a CDS encoding ATP-dependent DNA helicase RecG codes for MTARHGGGAFPDPVPELDQPLAPLLGRGTAEALDRQLGITTIGGLLDHFPRRYMPRGELTPFDELRLDQQVTIVAEVVSTSTRRMRSRRGSITDVVITDRASADPRRLFADDGDTGAGTGGTMRLSFFNAWTAARDLRPGTHALFSGKVGLYDRALTMTNPHYAILDPEDPEAGETAEQRAERPIPIYPATAKLTTDKIARAVHALLPVVDFGAVPEPLPDAVLGRERLMGLEEAYRQVHRPRDAAAHAEARRRFRYQEAFLLQCALARRRAELAAHPTTARPGRPGGLLARFDAALPFELTGGQRAVGEELAAELAGSHPMNRLLQGDVGAGKTLVALRAMLQVVDSGAQAALLAPTEVLAAQHHASVLAALGPLGRGGQLDGDPDGTRVVLLTGSMGAAARKRALLEIASGQAGIVIGTHALLSEVVRFADLGLVVVDEQHRFGVEQRDRLRDKAGRPPHLLVMTATPIPRTVAMTVFGDLDVSVLDQLPAGRRPITTHVVGLVEHPAWERRLWRRAREEVEAGRQVYVVVPKIGEDDDAPAPRPTLAEAAAAAAAEPEDAEAPLASVAWLAELLEREPALAGVRTEVLHGRLDPAEKTRVMREFAEGEVGVLVCTTVVEVGVDVPNATLMVVVDADRFGISQLHQLRGRIGRGGHAGTCLLVTRRPPEHPSRERMDVVAASTDGFELARADLELRREGDILGAAQSGGRSTLRLLRALDDAELIERARRDAVSILAEDPGLDEHPELAEAIGRYLDPDAEAFLDRG; via the coding sequence GTGACCGCACGGCACGGCGGCGGGGCGTTCCCCGACCCGGTCCCCGAGCTCGACCAGCCCCTGGCCCCGCTGCTGGGCAGGGGCACGGCCGAGGCCCTCGACCGGCAGCTGGGCATCACCACGATCGGCGGGCTGCTGGACCACTTCCCCCGCCGCTACATGCCGCGCGGGGAGCTCACCCCCTTCGACGAGCTGCGCCTGGACCAGCAGGTGACCATCGTCGCGGAGGTCGTCTCCACGTCCACCCGCCGGATGCGCTCGCGGCGCGGGTCGATCACCGACGTCGTCATCACGGACCGGGCCTCGGCCGACCCCCGCAGGCTCTTCGCCGACGACGGGGACACCGGCGCCGGCACGGGCGGGACGATGCGCCTGAGCTTCTTCAACGCCTGGACCGCCGCCAGGGACCTGCGCCCCGGCACCCACGCCCTGTTCTCCGGGAAGGTCGGCCTCTACGACCGCGCGCTGACGATGACCAACCCCCACTACGCGATCCTGGACCCGGAGGACCCCGAGGCGGGGGAGACCGCCGAGCAGCGGGCCGAGCGGCCCATCCCCATCTACCCCGCGACCGCGAAGCTGACCACGGACAAGATCGCCCGCGCCGTGCACGCGCTGCTGCCGGTCGTGGACTTCGGGGCCGTGCCCGAACCGCTGCCCGACGCCGTGCTCGGCCGGGAGCGGCTGATGGGCCTCGAGGAGGCCTACCGACAGGTCCACCGGCCGCGGGACGCCGCCGCCCACGCCGAGGCGCGGCGCCGGTTCCGCTACCAGGAGGCCTTCCTGCTCCAGTGCGCGCTGGCGCGCCGCCGGGCCGAGCTCGCCGCCCACCCCACGACCGCCCGCCCGGGCCGCCCCGGCGGGCTGCTCGCGCGCTTCGACGCCGCCCTGCCCTTCGAGCTCACCGGCGGGCAGCGGGCCGTGGGCGAGGAGCTGGCCGCCGAGCTCGCCGGGTCCCACCCGATGAACCGGCTGCTGCAGGGCGACGTCGGCGCGGGCAAGACTCTCGTGGCCCTGCGGGCGATGCTGCAGGTCGTGGACTCCGGTGCGCAGGCTGCCCTGCTCGCGCCCACCGAGGTCCTCGCGGCCCAGCACCACGCCTCCGTGCTCGCCGCCCTGGGCCCCCTGGGCCGGGGCGGTCAGCTCGACGGCGACCCGGACGGCACCCGCGTCGTGCTGCTCACGGGCTCCATGGGAGCCGCGGCCCGGAAGCGGGCGCTGCTGGAGATCGCCTCGGGGCAGGCCGGGATCGTCATCGGCACCCACGCCCTGCTCTCCGAGGTCGTCCGGTTCGCCGACCTCGGGCTCGTGGTCGTGGACGAGCAGCACCGCTTCGGCGTCGAGCAGCGCGACCGGCTGCGGGACAAGGCCGGCCGCCCCCCGCACCTGCTCGTGATGACCGCGACCCCCATCCCGCGCACCGTGGCCATGACCGTCTTCGGGGACCTCGACGTCTCCGTCCTGGACCAGCTGCCGGCCGGGCGGCGCCCGATCACCACGCACGTCGTGGGTCTCGTGGAGCACCCCGCCTGGGAGCGGCGGCTGTGGCGCCGGGCCCGCGAGGAGGTCGAGGCCGGGCGCCAGGTCTACGTCGTGGTGCCCAAGATCGGCGAGGACGACGACGCCCCCGCGCCCCGGCCCACCCTCGCCGAGGCGGCCGCCGCCGCGGCCGCGGAGCCCGAGGACGCGGAGGCCCCCCTGGCCTCCGTGGCGTGGCTGGCCGAGCTGCTGGAGCGCGAGCCGGCCCTGGCGGGGGTGCGCACCGAGGTGCTGCACGGGCGCCTGGACCCGGCCGAGAAGACCCGGGTGATGCGGGAGTTCGCCGAGGGCGAGGTCGGGGTGCTCGTGTGCACGACCGTCGTCGAGGTGGGAGTGGACGTGCCCAACGCGACGCTGATGGTCGTGGTGGACGCCGACCGGTTCGGGATCTCCCAGCTGCACCAGCTGCGCGGGCGGATCGGCCGCGGCGGGCACGCCGGGACGTGCCTGCTCGTCACCCGCCGCCCGCCGGAGCACCCCTCCCGGGAGCGGATGGACGTCGTGGCCGCCTCCACGGACGGCTTCGAGCTGGCCCGGGCCGACCTCGAGCTGCGCCGCGAGGGCGACATCCTCGGCGCCGCCCAGTCCGGCGGGCGCTCCACGCTGCGGCTGCTGCGCGCCCTCGACGACGCCGAGCTGATCGAGCGGGCCCGCCGCGATGCCGTCTCGATCCTGGCCGAGGACCCCGGGCTGGACGAGCACCCCGAGCTGGCCGAGGCGATCGGGCGCTACCTCGACCCGGACGCCGAGGCGTTCCTGGACCGGGGCTGA
- the thiL gene encoding thiamine-phosphate kinase has translation MTRPPAAPLPVPAPGEPVVGELSEAELLARVLPLLERPALAHVLTGPGDDCAVVAAPDGRFVLTVDTQVQDQDFRLAWPCGTPTTGFDTGVKCAAQNLADVAAMGAVPTAVVVSLTLPPATPVSWPEDFARGFVAGCEAMGAHRCAVVGGDLGAGRELSVTAAVTGDLEGRDPVLRSGAAAGGVLALAGTTGRAAAGVALLEDARYRPGADPRLDGLARAQLRPCPPVAAGPAAARAGALAMIDLSDGLLRDAGRLAAASGVVVDLDAAAVGGLARPLDPAAALLGADPRDWVLTGGEDHGLLAVLPAGAPLPRPFRAIGSCAPAPPGPAGPRPRVLLDGRAPELALGHRTGEGWDHFEP, from the coding sequence ATGACCCGACCCCCGGCGGCCCCCCTGCCCGTCCCGGCGCCCGGCGAGCCGGTCGTCGGCGAGCTCTCCGAGGCGGAGCTGCTGGCCCGGGTGCTGCCGCTGCTCGAGCGCCCCGCCCTCGCGCACGTGCTCACCGGACCCGGTGACGACTGCGCCGTGGTCGCCGCCCCGGACGGCCGCTTCGTGCTCACCGTCGACACCCAGGTCCAGGACCAGGACTTCCGGCTGGCGTGGCCCTGCGGGACGCCGACCACGGGCTTCGACACCGGTGTGAAGTGCGCCGCCCAGAACCTGGCCGACGTCGCGGCGATGGGCGCGGTGCCCACCGCCGTCGTCGTCTCCCTGACCCTGCCGCCGGCCACGCCCGTGTCCTGGCCCGAGGACTTCGCCCGCGGGTTCGTGGCCGGGTGCGAGGCGATGGGCGCGCACCGCTGCGCCGTGGTCGGGGGGGACCTCGGGGCCGGCCGCGAGCTGTCCGTGACCGCCGCCGTCACCGGCGACCTCGAGGGCCGCGACCCCGTCCTGCGCTCGGGCGCCGCCGCCGGCGGGGTCCTGGCCCTGGCCGGGACCACCGGCCGGGCCGCCGCCGGGGTCGCCCTGCTCGAGGACGCCCGCTACCGCCCCGGCGCCGACCCCCGCCTCGACGGGCTCGCCCGCGCGCAGCTGCGCCCCTGCCCGCCCGTCGCGGCGGGGCCGGCCGCCGCGCGCGCCGGGGCGCTGGCCATGATCGACCTCTCCGACGGGCTGCTGCGCGACGCCGGTCGCCTGGCCGCCGCGAGCGGCGTCGTCGTCGACCTCGACGCCGCCGCCGTCGGCGGGCTCGCCCGGCCGCTGGACCCGGCGGCCGCGCTGCTCGGCGCCGACCCCCGCGACTGGGTGCTGACCGGCGGCGAGGACCACGGGCTGCTCGCCGTCCTGCCCGCCGGGGCGCCGCTGCCGCGTCCGTTCCGTGCGATAGGCTCGTGTGCGCCCGCGCCCCCGGGACCGGCAGGACCCCGCCCCCGGGTGCTGCTCGACGGACGAGCGCCGGAGCTGGCCCTCGGGCACCGCACCGGCGAAGGATGGGATCACTTTGAACCATAG
- a CDS encoding NAD(P)H-dependent glycerol-3-phosphate dehydrogenase, which produces MAPTGPGPRKVAVLGAGSWGTTFAKVLADSARESAHARHEPLRRTVVLWGRDAAAMGHLARTHVNDRYVPGIRLPELLAATGDLGEAVAGADLVVLAVPAQSLRSQLPAVARHVAPDAVVLSLAKGLEGATGLRMSEVVAEELGRGTGLGAEHWRARTCVLSGPNLAMEIAEEQPTASVVAAPAPALAAWVAHACRTRYFRPYTNTDVVGTEIGGVVKNVIALSVGIADGRHFGENSKASIITRGLAETTRLALALGGRVETLSGLAGMGDLVATCSSPLSRNRTAGRLLGLGKTLAEVQEEMTQTAEGIKSAPAVLELARRHGVEMPITEAVVAILDERISVDELAPLLLGRELKSEGTAP; this is translated from the coding sequence ATCGCGCCGACCGGCCCGGGCCCGCGCAAGGTCGCCGTGCTCGGGGCCGGCTCGTGGGGCACGACCTTCGCGAAGGTCCTCGCCGACAGCGCCCGGGAGTCCGCCCACGCCCGCCACGAGCCGCTGCGCCGCACGGTCGTGCTGTGGGGCCGGGACGCCGCCGCGATGGGCCACCTCGCCCGCACGCACGTCAACGACCGCTACGTCCCCGGCATCCGCCTGCCCGAGCTGCTCGCCGCCACCGGCGACCTCGGCGAGGCCGTCGCCGGCGCGGACCTCGTGGTCCTGGCCGTGCCCGCCCAGTCCCTGCGCTCGCAGCTGCCCGCCGTGGCGCGGCACGTCGCCCCGGACGCCGTCGTGCTCTCCCTGGCCAAGGGCCTCGAGGGCGCGACCGGGCTGCGGATGAGCGAGGTCGTCGCCGAGGAGCTCGGCCGCGGCACCGGCCTGGGCGCCGAGCACTGGCGGGCGCGCACGTGCGTGCTCTCCGGGCCGAACCTGGCGATGGAGATCGCCGAGGAGCAGCCCACGGCCTCCGTCGTCGCCGCCCCGGCCCCCGCGCTCGCGGCCTGGGTCGCCCACGCCTGCCGCACCCGCTACTTCCGTCCCTACACCAACACCGACGTGGTCGGCACCGAGATCGGCGGGGTCGTGAAGAACGTCATCGCCCTGTCCGTGGGCATCGCCGACGGCCGGCACTTCGGGGAGAACTCGAAGGCCTCGATCATCACCCGCGGGCTGGCCGAGACGACCCGCCTGGCGCTCGCGCTGGGCGGGCGGGTCGAGACGCTCTCCGGGCTCGCCGGCATGGGCGACCTCGTCGCCACCTGCTCCTCCCCGCTCTCGCGCAACCGCACGGCCGGCCGGCTGCTGGGCCTCGGCAAGACCCTCGCCGAGGTGCAGGAGGAGATGACCCAGACCGCCGAGGGCATCAAGTCCGCCCCCGCCGTGCTCGAGCTGGCCCGCCGCCACGGCGTCGAGATGCCCATCACCGAGGCCGTCGTGGCGATCCTGGACGAGCGGATCTCCGTCGACGAGCTCGCCCCCCTGCTCCTCGGCCGCGAACTCAAATCCGAAGGGACCGCCCCATGA
- a CDS encoding RsmD family RNA methyltransferase yields the protein MSRIVAGAAGGLRLRSVPGQGTRPTTDRVKEALFARLESWNMLAGAAVADLYAGSGALGCEAASRGAAEVALVERHGPAARVCRDNAALVHRALGRDDVVTVHRGSVETYLADPAEGPWDLVLADPPYPLGERELTAVLARLSGRLRPGGVVVVERSARSPEPRWPAGLRRFAHARHGETATWFAEADEAPAGDTAGTPPAGTGTHDDAY from the coding sequence GTGAGCAGGATCGTCGCCGGGGCCGCGGGCGGGCTGCGCCTGCGCTCGGTGCCCGGACAGGGCACCCGGCCCACCACCGACCGCGTCAAGGAGGCCCTGTTCGCGCGGCTGGAGTCGTGGAACATGCTCGCCGGCGCCGCCGTCGCGGACCTCTACGCGGGCTCCGGGGCGCTGGGCTGCGAGGCCGCCAGCCGCGGGGCCGCCGAGGTCGCCCTCGTGGAGCGCCACGGCCCCGCCGCCCGGGTGTGCCGGGACAACGCCGCGCTCGTGCACCGGGCCCTGGGCCGCGACGACGTCGTGACGGTCCACCGCGGGAGCGTGGAGACCTACCTCGCCGACCCCGCCGAGGGCCCGTGGGACCTCGTGCTGGCCGACCCGCCCTACCCGCTGGGCGAGCGGGAGCTCACGGCGGTGCTGGCCCGGCTGTCCGGGCGGCTGCGCCCCGGGGGCGTGGTCGTGGTCGAGCGCTCCGCCCGCTCCCCGGAGCCGCGGTGGCCCGCGGGCCTGCGCCGCTTCGCGCACGCCCGCCACGGGGAGACCGCGACGTGGTTCGCCGAGGCGGACGAGGCCCCCGCCGGGGACACGGCCGGGACCCCGCCCGCCGGGACGGGGACCCATGACGATGCATACTGA
- the murA gene encoding UDP-N-acetylglucosamine 1-carboxyvinyltransferase gives MSSALHITGGVPLSGQVTVRGAKNLVPKAMVAALLGSTPSTLANVPEIKDVEVVTNLLSLHGVQVSRTDGVLELDPSAVTTAHHADIDAHAGDSRIPILLCGPLLHALGEAFIPDLGGCRIGDRPINYHLDVLRHFGARVEKVESGIRMSAPHGLTGAKVELPYPSVGATEQVLLTATRAEGHTELRGAATEPEIMDLIAILQKMGAIITVQTDRVIRIEGVPELTGYRHRAMPDRIEAASWGSAALATGGDIFVAGARQSDMMTYLNTFRKVGGGLDIGEDGIRFHHPGGDLNPLIVETDVHPGFMTDWQQPLVVALTQASGVSIVHETVYENRFGFTGALNRMGATIQLHRECLGSVPCRFGQRNFVHSAVISGATPLRAAEINIPDLRGGFSHLIAAMAAEGTSHVTGVELIKRGYEHFTDKLSGLGASFDLDDE, from the coding sequence ATGAGCAGCGCACTGCACATCACGGGCGGAGTCCCCCTCTCCGGGCAGGTCACCGTGCGAGGTGCCAAGAACCTCGTCCCCAAGGCCATGGTCGCCGCCCTCCTGGGGTCGACGCCGTCCACGCTCGCCAACGTGCCGGAGATCAAGGACGTCGAGGTCGTCACCAACCTGCTCTCCCTGCACGGCGTGCAGGTCTCCCGCACGGACGGGGTGCTCGAGCTCGACCCCTCGGCGGTCACCACCGCCCACCACGCGGACATCGACGCCCACGCCGGCGACTCCCGGATCCCGATCCTGCTGTGCGGGCCGCTGCTGCACGCCCTGGGCGAGGCCTTCATCCCCGACCTCGGCGGCTGCCGCATCGGCGACCGCCCCATCAACTACCACCTCGACGTCCTGCGCCACTTCGGGGCCCGGGTCGAGAAGGTCGAGAGCGGCATCCGGATGAGCGCCCCGCACGGGCTCACCGGCGCAAAGGTCGAGCTGCCCTACCCCTCCGTCGGCGCCACCGAGCAGGTGCTGCTGACCGCCACCCGCGCCGAGGGCCACACGGAGCTGCGCGGGGCCGCGACCGAGCCCGAGATCATGGACCTCATCGCGATCCTGCAGAAGATGGGCGCGATCATCACCGTCCAGACCGACCGGGTGATCCGCATCGAGGGCGTCCCCGAGCTGACCGGCTACCGGCACCGGGCGATGCCCGACCGGATCGAGGCCGCCTCGTGGGGTTCGGCCGCGCTGGCCACCGGCGGGGACATCTTCGTGGCCGGTGCCCGGCAGTCCGACATGATGACCTACCTCAACACCTTCCGGAAGGTCGGCGGCGGGCTCGACATCGGCGAGGACGGCATCCGCTTCCACCACCCCGGCGGGGACCTGAACCCGCTGATCGTGGAGACGGACGTGCACCCCGGGTTCATGACCGACTGGCAGCAGCCGCTCGTGGTGGCGCTCACCCAGGCCAGCGGCGTGTCGATCGTGCACGAGACCGTCTACGAGAACCGCTTCGGCTTCACCGGCGCGCTCAACCGGATGGGCGCCACCATCCAGCTGCACCGCGAGTGCCTGGGCTCCGTGCCGTGCCGGTTCGGGCAGCGCAACTTCGTGCACTCCGCCGTCATCTCCGGGGCCACCCCGCTGCGCGCCGCCGAGATCAACATCCCCGACCTGCGCGGGGGCTTCTCCCACCTGATCGCCGCCATGGCCGCCGAGGGCACCTCCCACGTGACCGGCGTGGAGCTGATCAAGCGCGGCTACGAGCACTTCACCGACAAGCTCAGCGGCCTCGGGGCGTCCTTCGACCTCGACGACGAGTGA
- a CDS encoding lysophospholipid acyltransferase family protein yields the protein MSRAADRALFRVLAGIVRPAYRLVARVRWSGQEHLPASGGFVVVPNHLTELDPLTVAWALYDNGVLPRFLAKDSLFRVPVVGALLRATGQVPVLRGTADAAAALTAARAVLDAGGTVVVYPEGTLTGDPDGWPMTGRTGAARLALAAGVPVVPVAHWGDQEVLGRDAAGRRRVSLVPRKDVRVRFGPPVDLSPWRRESPDLARPGSGDRDRLQEATAAIMRAVTAELAVLRGQPAPDRPWDARRGGRS from the coding sequence ATGAGCCGTGCTGCCGACCGCGCCCTCTTCCGCGTCCTGGCCGGGATCGTCCGGCCCGCCTACCGGCTGGTGGCCCGGGTGCGCTGGAGCGGCCAGGAGCACCTGCCCGCCTCGGGCGGGTTCGTGGTCGTGCCCAACCACCTCACCGAGCTGGACCCGCTGACGGTGGCCTGGGCGCTCTACGACAACGGGGTCCTGCCCCGCTTCCTGGCCAAGGACTCCCTCTTCCGCGTCCCCGTGGTGGGCGCGCTGCTGCGCGCGACCGGCCAGGTGCCCGTGCTGCGCGGCACCGCCGACGCCGCGGCCGCCCTGACCGCCGCACGCGCGGTGCTCGACGCCGGCGGGACGGTCGTCGTCTACCCCGAGGGCACCCTGACCGGGGACCCCGACGGCTGGCCGATGACCGGCCGCACCGGGGCCGCCCGGCTGGCCCTGGCCGCCGGCGTGCCGGTCGTGCCCGTGGCCCACTGGGGCGACCAGGAGGTCCTCGGCCGCGACGCCGCCGGCCGCCGCCGCGTCAGCCTCGTGCCCCGCAAGGACGTGCGCGTGCGCTTCGGCCCGCCCGTGGACCTCTCGCCCTGGCGCCGGGAGAGCCCCGACCTGGCCCGCCCGGGCAGCGGGGACCGGGACCGGCTGCAGGAGGCCACCGCGGCGATCATGCGCGCCGTGACCGCGGAGCTGGCCGTGCTGCGCGGGCAGCCCGCCCCCGACCGCCCGTGGGACGCCCGCCGCGGGGGCCGGTCGTGA
- a CDS encoding class F sortase encodes MSTSTRPAPGTTTAPRRAPDRLARWAAAVTVCAAVLWVALMNQWWIAQHVLGHVPQAAPPVRLSIDEVGFDTDVLPYSPSEEELAEDALVPPQTYSGYFLTRYGMPGEGSANTTYVAGHSWDRIQLPFNRLSDPSLVGMRLEVETLDGTLDYVVDSVATYDKDELAGSQIWRIVPNRVVLISCYTRDAVEKNVVVVASPAGA; translated from the coding sequence ATGAGCACGAGCACCCGCCCCGCACCGGGCACGACGACCGCACCGCGCCGCGCCCCGGACCGTCTCGCCCGCTGGGCGGCGGCCGTCACGGTCTGCGCGGCCGTGCTGTGGGTCGCGCTGATGAACCAGTGGTGGATCGCCCAGCACGTCCTGGGCCACGTCCCGCAGGCCGCCCCGCCGGTGCGGCTGAGCATCGACGAGGTCGGCTTCGACACCGACGTGCTGCCCTACAGCCCGTCCGAGGAGGAGCTGGCCGAGGACGCGCTGGTGCCGCCGCAGACCTACAGCGGCTACTTCCTGACCCGCTACGGCATGCCCGGGGAGGGCTCGGCGAACACCACCTACGTCGCCGGGCACAGCTGGGACCGGATCCAGCTGCCGTTCAACCGGCTCTCCGACCCGTCGCTGGTCGGGATGCGGCTGGAGGTCGAGACCCTCGACGGCACGCTGGACTACGTCGTGGACTCGGTGGCGACCTACGACAAGGACGAGCTCGCCGGGTCGCAGATCTGGCGGATCGTGCCGAACCGGGTCGTGCTCATCAGCTGCTACACCCGGGACGCGGTCGAGAAGAACGTCGTCGTCGTGGCCTCCCCGGCGGGCGCCTGA
- a CDS encoding DAK2 domain-containing protein, producing MNHRIGSNAAVMRRWLDLAHRDLVRHAPVLDALNVFPVADADTGTNLAATVRAAAEAAAVIETTDVGELLALAGQAALEEARGNSGTLFSVFLTAVGRSLEGSTRLSAETARLALHAGHVRAWSVLTDPVPGTMLSVLEAAAAVPVPEDVGEGTNQQLKDFLHDVRAAALEAVPATTGQLEVLRETGTVDAGALGMLVVLDALARTVGGEDVVAEAAVQRLLDTAAAAAPRSVDAPHVVHGGVEVMCTVELSPLDAAELRHELSEVGSSVIMSAVTEVEEAYRWRVHVHVERPEDALAVISPRGEPVALSVTSLSEAAGAAGAEDG from the coding sequence TTGAACCATAGGATCGGATCGAACGCGGCCGTCATGCGGCGGTGGCTCGACCTGGCCCACCGCGACCTCGTCCGGCACGCCCCCGTCCTCGACGCCCTCAACGTCTTCCCCGTGGCCGACGCCGACACCGGCACGAACCTCGCCGCGACCGTGCGGGCGGCCGCCGAGGCCGCCGCCGTGATCGAGACCACCGACGTCGGGGAGCTGCTCGCCCTCGCGGGCCAGGCGGCCCTCGAGGAGGCCCGCGGGAACTCGGGCACCCTGTTCTCCGTGTTCCTCACCGCCGTGGGGCGCTCCCTCGAGGGCAGCACGCGGCTCAGCGCCGAGACCGCCCGGCTCGCCCTGCACGCCGGCCACGTGCGCGCCTGGAGCGTGCTGACCGACCCCGTGCCGGGGACCATGCTCTCCGTCCTCGAGGCCGCCGCGGCCGTGCCCGTGCCCGAGGACGTCGGGGAGGGGACCAACCAGCAGCTCAAGGACTTCCTGCACGACGTGCGCGCGGCCGCCCTCGAGGCGGTGCCGGCCACCACCGGCCAGCTCGAGGTGCTGCGGGAGACCGGCACGGTCGACGCCGGGGCCCTGGGCATGCTCGTGGTCCTCGACGCCCTCGCCCGCACCGTCGGCGGGGAGGACGTCGTCGCCGAGGCGGCCGTCCAGCGCCTGCTCGACACCGCCGCCGCGGCCGCGCCCCGCTCCGTGGACGCCCCGCACGTCGTGCACGGCGGCGTCGAGGTGATGTGCACGGTGGAACTGAGCCCCCTGGACGCCGCCGAGCTGCGCCACGAGCTCAGCGAGGTCGGGTCCAGCGTCATCATGAGCGCCGTGACCGAGGTCGAGGAGGCCTACCGGTGGCGCGTGCACGTGCACGTCGAACGACCCGAGGACGCCCTGGCCGTGATCTCCCCGCGCGGGGAGCCCGTGGCGCTGTCGGTGACCTCGCTGTCCGAGGCGGCCGGGGCCGCCGGCGCCGAGGACGGCTGA
- a CDS encoding DUF3515 domain-containing protein: protein MALPRPARALPPALALAALLSGCTPAVTVDPAENAADPGCAPAMVAVPERIGDHDRRETTSQATTAYGDPTAVVVRCGVTPPGPTTDPCSSVNGVDWLLRRDEGETWTATTYGRDPAVEVVFDSGAVASSTLLTELGSAVERIPAERRCVDLADAAEGL from the coding sequence ATGGCCCTCCCCCGCCCCGCCCGTGCCCTTCCGCCCGCCCTCGCCCTGGCGGCCCTGCTGAGCGGGTGCACCCCCGCGGTGACCGTGGATCCGGCCGAGAACGCCGCCGACCCCGGCTGCGCGCCCGCCATGGTGGCCGTGCCGGAGCGCATCGGCGACCACGACCGCCGGGAGACGACGAGCCAGGCGACGACGGCCTACGGGGACCCGACCGCGGTGGTCGTCCGGTGCGGGGTGACCCCGCCCGGGCCCACGACCGACCCGTGCTCCTCCGTCAACGGGGTCGACTGGCTGCTGCGCCGGGACGAGGGCGAGACGTGGACGGCGACGACCTACGGGCGCGACCCGGCCGTCGAGGTCGTCTTCGACAGCGGGGCGGTGGCCTCCTCGACGCTGCTCACGGAGCTGGGCTCGGCGGTCGAGCGCATCCCCGCGGAGCGCCGGTGCGTGGACCTCGCCGACGCCGCCGAGGGCCTCTGA
- a CDS encoding D-alanine--D-alanine ligase family protein codes for MTHTPDPAAPAGSPPARPCVAVLFGGRSSEHAISLITARGVLRAIDREKWDVVTVGIAPSGEWFLYPQEELERLLDEQPIAQLPVGEDLVSLPLKVGESELLVRQDGPCGGTVGRDRHVDVVLPLLHGPFGEDGTLQGLLELADLRYVGCGVTASAMGMDKHFMKLAFEAAGLEVGPYEVVTDRQWRADPDAVRERVAGLGLPVFVKPARAGSSFGITKVERPGDLDAAIATAREHDRKLVVEAAITGREIECAVLQGRGTDPVRTSMPGEIEIVDEHAFYDFEAKYVSQASARLSCPADLPAEAAEAVRAGAVRAFEALDGEGLCRADFFYTDDGRVVINEINTMPGFTPISMYPRMWAASGLSYPALIDELLSLALERPVGLR; via the coding sequence ATGACCCACACCCCGGACCCCGCCGCCCCCGCCGGGAGCCCGCCCGCGCGGCCCTGCGTGGCCGTGCTCTTCGGCGGGCGCTCCAGCGAGCACGCCATCTCCCTGATCACCGCCCGCGGGGTGCTGCGGGCCATCGACCGCGAGAAGTGGGACGTGGTGACGGTCGGCATCGCGCCCTCCGGCGAGTGGTTCCTCTACCCGCAGGAGGAGCTCGAGCGGCTGCTCGACGAGCAGCCCATCGCGCAGCTGCCCGTGGGCGAGGACCTCGTGAGCCTGCCCCTGAAGGTGGGGGAGTCCGAGCTGCTCGTGCGCCAGGACGGCCCGTGCGGCGGCACCGTCGGGCGCGACCGCCACGTCGACGTCGTCCTGCCCCTGCTGCACGGGCCCTTCGGCGAGGACGGAACCCTCCAGGGCCTGCTGGAGCTGGCCGACCTGCGCTACGTCGGCTGCGGGGTCACCGCCTCGGCGATGGGCATGGACAAGCACTTCATGAAGCTCGCCTTCGAGGCGGCTGGGCTCGAGGTGGGCCCCTACGAGGTGGTCACCGACCGCCAGTGGCGCGCCGACCCGGACGCCGTGCGCGAGCGCGTGGCCGGGCTGGGCCTGCCGGTCTTCGTCAAGCCGGCCCGCGCCGGGTCCTCCTTCGGGATCACGAAGGTCGAGCGCCCGGGGGACCTCGACGCCGCGATCGCCACCGCCCGCGAGCACGACCGCAAGCTGGTCGTGGAGGCGGCGATCACGGGCCGCGAGATAGAGTGCGCCGTGCTGCAGGGCCGCGGCACCGACCCGGTGCGCACCTCCATGCCCGGGGAGATCGAGATCGTCGACGAGCACGCCTTCTACGACTTCGAGGCCAAGTACGTCTCCCAGGCCTCGGCCCGGCTGAGCTGCCCGGCGGACCTGCCGGCGGAGGCCGCCGAGGCCGTCCGCGCCGGGGCGGTGCGCGCGTTCGAGGCCCTCGACGGCGAGGGGCTGTGCCGGGCGGACTTCTTCTACACCGACGACGGGCGTGTGGTCATCAACGAGATCAACACGATGCCCGGCTTCACGCCGATCTCGATGTACCCGCGGATGTGGGCGGCCTCCGGGCTGAGCTATCCCGCGCTGATCGACGAGCTGCTGAGCCTGGCCCTGGAGCGGCCCGTCGGGCTGCGCTGA